The Corallococcus caeni genomic interval CAACCCGCCCTGGCGGGTAGCGATTGGTAACGGCACGATCAACACGAAGAACGCCAGCCTTTATGCGAAGGCGCTGAAGGATGCGGTGGCGACCAACGCGCGCAACCTCATCATGAACTACGACACCTGGGACGCCGCCAAGGCCGGTTGGTACAACGAGCCATGGCTCGGCAGCTTGCGTGAGGCGATCCACGGCACGTATCCAGCCGGTCTGTTCGGCCCGGGCATCTTCCCAAACACGGGGCTCAAGGTGCCGTTCCAGACCCACGTGCTCACCTATTACGACGCGCGCGCGGCATGGACCGTCCAGAAGTTCTGGGGCGAAACCGCGATGAAGCCCACGCTCACCACGCAGGCCTCGCAGTTCGACGAGGGCGCCATCATCGTCAAGGCTGCGGTGTTCAGTTCCACCGACGCGAAAGTGCAACGCGACTGGTGGGACGCGATGCGCGGCGCCCAGGAGTGGCCGCTCTACGTGGCGGTGGATCCCAACAATGAGAGCGCACAGCCGCAGATGTGGTCGGGGTACGTGGCCCAGTTCGACATCATCGTGAAGGACACGAAGTCATCGCCGAAGACGGGCTGGGTGTTCATGACGCTCGTCTATGACGCCAGCCTGCAGGGCGACGTCTGGGACAAGATGGTGCCGCTGGGCGTGCAGTGGGGCAATGACCCGCAGGCGGTCCGCGAGGGGATGCCACTGGTGGAGAACTGGAACAACCCGGCCGCGCCGCTGTACTCCACGCAGACGCTGGGCTGGGGTGGCCGCTTGTCTGGTCCGAACGACGGTGCGCGCAACGACATCGCCGTGAACGGAAAGGTCATGCGCAACGCCCCTGATTCGAGCTGCATGAGCTGCCACAGCACGGCGCAGTGGAACGTCGCGCAGCACCGGATGACGTCGTTCCTGCTGCCGTCCTTCTCGACAAACAGCGGGCCCGGCTTCCAGACGTGCGGCGATGATGGAAAGCCCAATCCGGACGGAAAGCTCATCTGCTCGCCGGCTCCTGGCTCCAAGGAATGGATGAAGTGGTTCCAGAATCGTCGCGGCACGCAGGCGATGGACCCCGGGTCGTTCGCCACGGACTTCGACGAGGTGTTCTCGTACAAGGCACTGAAGCTGTGGTGGACGGCGACCAATCCGGCCAAGGAGGCGGCACCGCAGCTGGAGCTGGTCCGGCAGCCGCAAGGTGCAATGAAATACAACCAGTACACCGGTGCACCGCTGCCAAAGCCCAACAACTGACGCCGGACCTCAGTCTTTCCAGAGCATCTTCCACGGATGCTTGCGCAGGTCCGTGACCAGGGTCTTCAGCTCGTCATAGAGGGCTGGATCCTTGAGCAGCGCGCCGCCGGTGCCTTCTCCGGCGTCGAGCTGTCCGAGGATCCGGTCCGCCTTGGTGGCGATCTGCTCCAGCTGACCCGCCGCCGCGGTGAAGCGCTGGAGGGCCAGCTTCACCTGCTGGCCGTCCTCGGGCGTGAGCGGTCCTGTCACCGCCGCCAGGCCGTCCAGGGTCGTTCCTGCGGACTTCGTCAGGCCGGGGAGGTCCTTCCGCATCACCGCCGCCACGGCGGAGGCGTCATCCAGGAGTCGGGCTCCCTTGCCTCCGGGCTGCATGGATTCCTTCGCCAGCTGCGCCAGCTGCCGCAGGTCCTTGGACGCCGCCGCCAGCTCCGAGGCCAGGACCTTCACGTCGCCTTTGTTCTCCGTCAGGACCTCGTCCAGCGTCCTCGCCAGTCGCGACACGTTGGCGGCCAGGCCCGTCACGGCCTCCGGATCCTTCTCCAACATGTCCGACAGCAACGTCACGAACTTGGAGAGCTGTTCCGACAGCAGGTCCAGGCGCGGCGCGTCCACGCCTCTCAGCGCCTCGGTCTCCGGCAGCGGCGCTTCCGCGTTGCCCGGGTTCAACTCCAGATAGGGCTCCCCCAGCAGGCCCACTGTCCCCACCGTCACCCTCGCGTCCTTGCGCAGGGCGCCCCTCGCCGCAGGCTCCACGGACAGGTCCATGCGGACGGGGAGGGGGAGGCCCTTCGCGTCCCTTCGGTCCGCGAGCAGGTGGATGGTGTCCACCTTGCCCACCTGGACGCCTCCCAGCTTCACCGGGGCTCCCTGCACCACGTTGCCCGTATGCGCGAAGTCCACCTCCAGCCTGGCGCCCCGGCCCAGCGTCAGCTCTCCCATCAACCAGAGCAACACCAGCACTCCCACCAGCGTCGCGAGCACCAGCGCCCCGACCTTCAACTCCAGCCGTTGCTCATCCATCCGTCGCGCCCTCCATGAACGGCGCCGTCAGCGTCCGCAGCTCCGGGGCAGGGGACTCCAGGAAGCCCTCCGGGCTCCCCAGGTACGCGCTGCGCCCCTTCGCCACCACCAGCACCCGGTCCGCAATCCCTCTCAACTGCCGGTAGTCGTGGGACACCACCAGCGCACCCAGGCCCTGCTCCTTCAACGACGCCAACACCGCCTCCACCTGCATCGCCGCCCTCCGGTCCAGCCCCGTCGTCGGCTCGTCCAGCAGCAGGTAGCGCGGCTTGAGCACCAGCGCCCTCGCGATGGCCGCCCGCTTCTTCGCCCCGGGCCCCAGCTCCGGCGGCAGCCGGTCCGCCCACTCCTTCAGGCCCACCTTCTCCAGCGCCGTCTCCACCGCTTCCTCCGGGGCGCTCGGATCCGCGAGGCGCACGTTCTCCCGCAGCGTCCTCCAGTCCAGCAGCGCGGGGCCCTGCACCAGGTAGGGCGCCCGGCGGCGGAGGTTCACCAGCGTCCGCTCCGCCTGCGTGTCCACGCGCTCCCCGAACAACGTCACCTTGCCCGCCTCGGGCCTCAGCAGGCCCACCGCCAGCCGGCACAGCACGCTCTTTCCGGAGCCGCTCGCTCCCGCGATGAACGTCAGCTCCCGCGTGGAGACCTGCGCGCTCAGGCCGTCCAGCACGCGGCGGCCCTGCTCGAAGGCAATGGCCACGTCCTCGAAGACCAGCGTGTCCGGACCGGTGTCATTCACAGGCGCACGAACTGGAACGCAAGCGACACCGTCAGGTCAATCAACAGACACCCCAGACTGGCCGCCACCACGCCTTCCGTCGTCGCCTCGCCCACCGCCTCCGCGCCGCCCCTGGCATTCAAGCCCGCCACTGCCGCCGCGAGCGGGATGTATAGCCCGCAGCCCAGCACCTTCAGACCTCCCACCAGCAGGTCCCAGCCATCCACATACCTTGCGTCCATGAACGCCCGGCCGTCGATGTCCAACGCCACGCTCGCCACCAGCACCGCCGACGCCGTCGCCGCCACCGTCCCCAGCACGCTCAGGAGCGGCACGCCCACCACGCCCGCCACCAACCGGGGCGCCACGAGGTCCGCGTACGGATCCCCCGCCGACATCTCCAGCGCCTCCACCTGCTCGTTCACGCTCATCGTGGCCAGCTCCGCGGAGTGGCTGGCCCCGGCTCGTGACGCCGTCAGCAGCGCCGACACCGCCGGCCCCAGCTCGCGCACCAGCATCTCGAAGTAGGCCGGGCCCAGCACCGCCACGTTGCCAATCAGCTTCTTCGCCTGCGCGTTGGCGATCATCACCAGCACCGCGCCGAAGAAGGCCATGCCCGACATCACCAGCCATACGCTGCGCCCGCCCAGCTCGTGCACCTGCGCCAGCGTCTCCCTCCAGGGGATTCCCTCCCTGGCGCCCGCGCGGACCGTGCGCGCCAGCATCACTCCCGGCGCCCCGAAGAAGGTCAGCACCCGCTTCATGCGAGCACCCTCGACAGCAGCGTCGTCAGCAGGAAGTCCAACAGGAAGATGGCCGCGCAGCCCAGCACCACCGCGCTCGCTGCGGCCTCTCCCACGGCGCGGGCTCCTCCCTTCGCCCTCAGGCCCACCGCCGTGGACACCAGCGAGATGGCCAGCCCGAACGCCCCCGTCTTCACCACGCCTCCCAGCAGGTCGGACGGGCTCAGCATCTGCGCGAACGTCCCGAAGAACACCCGCACCGGCAGGTCCAACGTGAGCTTCGCCGCCACCGCCTCGCAGAGGATGGACACCAGGAACGTGAACGTGCTCAGCGCCAGCATGCTCACCTCCATCGCCACCACCCGGGGCGCCACCAGCAGCGCGAACGGATCCAGGCCAATGCCTCTCAGGCCTTCAATCTGTCCGCCCACCTTCAGCGTGGCCAGCTCCGCCGCGTTCCTCGCGCCGATGCGCGCGGACATGATCAGCCCCAGCAAGAGCGGACCGAACTCCCACAGCACGCCGTAGCCCGCGGCCCAGCCCAGGAACGCCCGCGCCCCGAAGCGCTGGATGTAGAGCGCCGCCTGCACCACCACGATGACGCCCGCCAGCGCCGCCGTCGCCAACGCCAGCGGCAACGAGCCGTAGCCGAACTGCACCAGCCCCCGCGTCAGCTCGCGGCGCTCCAGCCTGCGCAGGCCCCAGGCCGTGCGGCCCGCGACCAGGGCCAGCGCGCCCACGCCGCCCACCGCCCGCATCGCCGAGCGTCCCAGCCAGGCCAGGGCGGTGGTGCTCACGGGTGATGACACGGCAGGGTCATGCGAGGGCCTCGTCCGGCGCGCGCTCCAGTTCCGGCGCCGGGGCCCCATCGTGCACCAGTCGGCCGCCTCGCAGGTACAGCCAGCGGGGCAGGGGGAGGTCCACCGGCGCTTCCGGCGCCGCCACCAGCAGCGTCCCCTTGCCGGCGACCTCCAGCAGCACCCTCGCCACCTGCCGCGCCGTGCCCGGATCCAGGCCCGCGAACGGATCATCCGCCAGCAGCACCGCGGGCCTCGCCGCGATGGCCCTCGCGAGCCCCGCGCGCTTCTTCATGCCTCCGGACAGGCGCTCCGGCAGCGTGTCCGCCGCGTCCGCCAGGCCCACCGAGCGCAGCACCGCGTCCGTGCGCTCGCGGGCCTCCGCTTCCGGCACGCGCCGGCGCAGCAGCGGCTGCATCACGTTCTGCCGCACCGTCAGCGAGTCGAAGAGCGCGTCCGTCTGGAACACGAAGCCGAACGATGCCTGCTGCCTGCGCCGCTCTGGCGCCGAGAGCCGGGCGACGTCCTGCCCGTCCCATGTCACCCGACCGGAGGAGGGGAGCAGCAGCCCCGCGAAGGCCTTGAGCAGCGTCGTCTTGCCCGAGCCTGAACGCCCCAGCACCAGCGCCTGCGTGCCGGGCGGGACGTGGCAGTCCGTGGGCTCCAGCACGGTCCGTGCGCCGTAGCGGATGCCCAGGGCTTCGGCGCGCAGGTCCATGGCTAGCGGTTGAAGAACTGGTTCGCGCCCAGGTCGCCCGACGCTCCCAACGTCGTGGGCAAGGGTCCGTCGAGGGCACGCATGGCTTTCGGGTTCGAGTAGACCGGGTCCCAGGTCTTTCCGTTGAAGAACTGCACGGTGCCCGTTCCTGTCGTCACGTAGAGCCCATTCTGACTGAAAGCCAGCACGTCGGTGAGGTCCGGCTCCGATGCCGGGGACGGCAGTGTGCGCCACACCCCGTGGTTCCGCTCCAGGATCACGCCCTTGTGCCCCACGACATAGACGTAGTTGGCGTTCACCGCGCTCACTCCCGTCAGGTAGACGGCGGGGACGGCTGGGGGAAGGGGTTCAGCCACCCAGTTCCCAGTCTCGGTGTTGATACTGATGACCTGGGGTTGGGGTGCCGGGAGCATGTAGTCCCGAGCGCCCACCGCGATCAGCGGCGCGCCGGCGGTGGTTCCCGTCACCGCCATCAGGTTGATGCCCGTGACCGCGAGCTCGACCGGGGCCGCGGGGAACGCCCACTTGAAGACGCGGCCACCGCCCGACACGGCGTAGAGCGTGGGCTTGGCGCCACCCGTCGAGTTGAAGCCCACGATGCCCGAGAGGTCCACGGAGGGGCCCGGCGTGGCGGCGGCGGTACAGCCGGCTTCCCCAGGCATCTTGCTCGCCAGCTTTCCGTCTTTCCCCGCGAGGAACAGCTGCCCCTCGGAGCTGATCCAGGCGGCGTTCCAGTCTCCAACACAGGAGGAGAGTGTCCGGGCGGTGGCCTCGATCTTCACCACGTTGTTCACCGTGCCTGGCCCGGCGAGCCAGGCCAGGTCCTTTCCGACGGCGATGGCACGCCACGACGTGGTGCCGGCGGCCTCCGGCACGCTCTGCCAGGCGAGGTTGCACGAGGAGCCTTCATCCACCCGCCCATCGCAGTTGTTGTCCAGCCGGTCGCAGACCTCCGTCAGATTCGACGAGACATGAATGGAACTCTCGTCGCAGTCCCGGGCCTGCGTCGGCGTGCCCTCCGGTTGGGGAGCGCAGGTCACACCCCCATCCGCTCCCGCCATCCCATCTCCGTCCTCGTCCCGGAAGTAGGCCGTGGGCGTGAGGGTGCTGTTACATGCGACGCCGCCATCCGTCCCCGTACAGACCTTCGCGCCCGCGCATTGGAAGTCGTTGAGGCAGGTCCCGCCCAGGTCGAACGACTCGTCCTTCACGTCATCGCAGTTGTCGTCCTGGCCATCGCAGCGGAACTCCGCCTGCCCCGGGTGGACGCTCGGGTCCCGGTCGTTGCAGTCACCGGTCCGTGACGCGGTCAGCGCGGGCCCCTCGCATGCCTTCACCATCGCGGGCAGCTGGCTGTTGCCGTACCCGTCATTGTCGTCATCCGGGTACCACGACATGGGACCGCCCTGGTTCGCATCCCGGTCGTTGCAGTCCGTGCCCTGGTCCTCCGTGCGCACGAACCCGTCCCCATCGGAGTCCGTGGCGCTCAGGGACAGGTCCACCGGCGTGATGCCGTCCTTCGCGAGGCTCGCGTCGGTCTGCGCCGTGGCCACCTGCGCTCCGTCACAGGACTGTTCCTTCGCCGCGGCCAGGAGCTTCAGGTCGTTGCTCCAGCCCGTCTGGCGGAACACCGCCACGGACAGGGTGCCGGGTGGGGGACCCTCGGGCACGCTCACGGTCGTCGTGGCCTGCCGGGAAGGGTCCGCCAGATCCGTGACCGTCAGCGTGACGCACCCCGGCCGAAATCCTTCGTAATGAAGCTGGACCTTCAGAGCGGCGGACTTGAGGTCATCCCCCTTGGAGCAGCCCGCGAGGACACCGGCGAGCACGGCGAGCAGGAATAAACGCATGGGACACGCATTCTGGGGCGCGTCCCACACCCGGAGTGGGACGGTCGGCGCCACCGTCGGCATTTCAACCCGAGAGTCTTCTTCCCGACCCTTAGTCCTCCTCGCGAGGCATCGTCCAGCCACGCCCCGCTCATCACCCCCGCGATGACGGCTTCCGTGTATAGGGGCCGCTGACCTTTCAACACTGGCCCGCTCCACCGCCCGCCTTATGCCCACCGTCCGCCGTGCACTCCTCGCCGCGCCCCTGGGTGCCTGCCTCTGCGCGCTGGCCCCGGACGCGCTCGCCCAGACGACGCCTCCGGCCGCGTCCCCGGCGCCCTCCGCCGCGTCCCCCGCCAGCGACTTCCCCAAGCCTCCGGAGCAGGACTCCGGCGCCGCTCCGCTGACGCTGGAACGCGCCGTGGAGCTCGCCTCACAGAAGAACGAGGCCGTGCTCGCCGCGGGACAGACGGCCGAGGCCGCCCAGGCCCGCGTCGCCCGCGCCCGCGCCTTCTTCCTGCCCACCGTCGCGGCCACCGGCACCTACACGCGCCGCCTGCGCGAGTCCACGCGCGAGGTCGGCGGACAGACCGTCGTGCTCCAGAAGTACAACGCGCTGGGCGCCGTCTTCGCCGGCCGGCTCACGCTCTTCGACGCGCGCGGCTTCCCGCTCTACAAGGCCGCGAAGCTGGAGAGCGAGGCCTCCAAGCTGGACGCCCTGGAGACGCGCCGCCAGGTGGCCTTCAGCGCCGCCAACGCCTTCCTCGTCACGCTGGCCAACCAGCAGGTGTACCAGGCCGCCGAGCAGCGGCTGGCCTACGCGAAGCAGAGCCTGACGGACGCCCAGGCCCGCGCCAACGCGGGGCTCGCCAGCACCAACGACGTCACTCGCGCGGAGCTGGAGTTGGCCACCGCCGAGTCCAACCTCGCCGCGGCCCTGGGCAACGCGGAGACGAGCCGCCTGGAGCTGGGCTACCTCCTCGTGGAGCGGGTGCAGGGAGAGCTCGCGCCGCCGGAGCCGCTGCTCGCGGACGCCGTGCGTCCCGCGCCGGCCCTGGAGCTGCTCACGCAAGGGGCCCCGGACCGCCGTCCGGACATCCTCTCCGCGCGCCTGCGCGTGCGCTCGCTGCGGGAGAGCGCGAAGGAGCCCCTGGCGCGCCTGCTGCCGTCCCTGGGAGCGAGCGCCCAGTACCGCCTCACCAACGAGGCGGGCCTCAACGGCAACGTCGGCGACGGTTTCCTCGCGGTGGACCTCACCTGGACCCTCTTCGACGGCGGTGCCCGCTACGCGGATCGCGACGAGCGCGTGGCCATCGCCAACGCCGCGGAGCTGAACACGCAGGCCGCCACGCGCCGCGTGCCGGTGGACATCGAGCAGGCGCGGGTCAACCTGGAGACGGCCCGGGCCGCGCTCGCGCAGAGCGAGCAGGCGGCGAAGGCGGCGCGCAAGAACGCCGTGGAGACAGGCATCCTCTACCGCCAGGGCCTGTCCACCGCGCTCACCCTGGCGGACGCGTCGCTCAGCCTCTTCGAGGCGGAGGTCGCGCTGGCGCAGAACCGCTATGGACTGGGCGTGGCCCTGCTGGGGCTGCGGGCCGCGGTCGGACTCAATCCCCTGGGGAAGGAACCGTGAAGGCAATGCAACGCACTGGAGTGCTGGCCCTGTCGCTGGCCATGCTGTCCCTGGCCCCTGGCTGCAAGAAGGACGCGCCCGCGCAGGGCGGCAAGGGCGCGGGCCGGGGTCCCACCCAGTTCCCCGTGGAGGTCGCGACCGTGGAGGCGCGCGACGTGGAGTACGCGGTCAGCGCCGTGGGCGCGGTGGAGGCCTTCGAGAGCGTGCAGATCACCGCGCGCGTGCCGGGCGCCCTGGAGCGCGTGACCTTCTCCGAGGGTCAGGTGGTGAAGAAGGGCGACACGCTCGCGGAGATCGAACCCGCGCGCTACGCCATCGCCGTGCGCGCCGCGGAGGCCGCGCTGCAGAAGGCCCAGGCCGCGCTGGTGGAGGCGAAGGCCGGTGCCCAGCGCCGCGCGGAGGTCAACGCGCAGAGCCCGGGCCTCCTGCCCGCCGAACAGCTGGAGACGTACCAGGCCCGCGCCGCCACCGCCCAGGCGGACGTGGCGGCCGCGAAGGCGGCGCTGGATCAGGCGCAGCTCAACCAGCGCGACGCGTACGTGCGCGCCCCCATGGACGGCGTCCTCCAGACGCGCACGGTGCAGACGGGCCAGTACGTGCAGCCGGGCGTGGTGCTGGCCACGCTGCTGCGCCGGGAGCCGCTGCTGTTGCGCTTCAACGTGCCCGCGGCGGACGTGGCGCGCATCACCCCGGGGATGCCCGCGCGCTTCACGGTGCGCTCGGAAGGGGGCACGTACGAGGCGAAGATCACCTACGTGTCCGCGAGCGCGGACGCGCAGAGCCGCATGGTGGCGGTGACCGCGGAGGTGACGGGCGAGGACGCGCGCAAGCTGCGCCCGGGCGCCTTCGCCACGGTGAGCGTGCCGGTGGAGTCGCGCGGGGGCAGCCCGGTGATTCCGCAGACGGCCATCCGCCCCAGCGAGCGCGGGTTCCTGGCGTTCGTGGTGGCGGACAACAAGGCGCGCGAGCGCATCCTGGAGCTGGGGCTGCGCACGTCGGATGGGAAGGTGGAGGTGAAGGAGGGGCTCAAGGCCGGTGAGACGCTGGTGGTGCGCGGCGCGGAGGCCCTGCGCGACGGCGTGGCGGTGCGCGTGGAAGAGGATCGCCCCAAGCCGAAGGTGGGGGGCGAGCAGCCTCCGACCGAGGGCCGAGGCGGCGCGGGCTCGGAGGGCCGCCCATGAGCATCACCGACGTCTGCATCAAGAAGCCGGTGTTCGCCTGGATGATCATGGCGGCGACCATCATCTTCGGACTGGTGGCGGCCCAGCGCATCGGCATCAGCCAGTTCCCGGACGTGGACTTCCCCACCATCAACATCTCCGTGTCGTGGGAAGGCGCCAACCCGGAGGCGGTGGAGTCGGACGTCGTCGAGTTCATCGAAGAGGCCGTGACGCAGGTGGAGGGCGTCAAGAGCATCACGTCCTCCGCGCGCCAGGGCAGCGCCAACATCACGGTGGAGCTGGACCTGTCGCGCAACGTGGACCTGGCGCTGCAGGACGTGCAGACCAAGGTGAGCCAGGCCCAGCGCCGGCTGCCGCTGGACATCGACCCGCCCGTCGTCTCCAAGTCCAACCCGGAGGATCAGCCCATCATGTGGCTGGGCGTGTCCGGGCCCTTCTCCCAGCAGGTGGTGAGCGACTTCGCGCGCTACCGCGTGAAGGAGCGCCTGCAGACGGTGCCCGGCGTGGGCGAGGTCATCCTGGGCGGCCTGCTGGAGCGCAACGTGCGCATCTGGGTGGACGCGCGGAAGCTGGACGCGCACGCGCTCACGGTCAACGACCTCATCACCGCGCTCCAGCGCGAGCACGTGGAGCTGCCCGCCGGCCGCATCGAGACGCAGGGGCGCGAGGTGAACGTGCGCTTCATGGGCGAGGCGCTGGACCTGGAGACGCTGGCGAACGTGGTGGTGCGCGAGGAGGGCGGCCGCCCGGTGTACCTGCACGACGTGGCCATCGTGGAGGACGGCTTCGAGGACGAGCGGCGCCTGGCCCGGGTGAACGGCGAGCCCGCGCAGGCCATGGGCATCAAGAAGCAGCGCGGCGCGAACGCGGTGGCGGTGGCCCAGGAGGTGCGCGCCCAGCTCGCCCAGCTCCAGAAGGAGCTGCCGGAGGGCATGAGCGCGACCATCAACTTCGACTCGACGCAGTTCATCGAGGAGAGCGTGCACGAGATTGAATTCGAGCTCTTGCTCGCGTGCATCCTCACCGCGTTCGTGTGCTGGGTGTTCCTGGGGTCGCTCTCCAGCACGCTCAACGTCGTGCTCGCCATCCCCATGTCGCTGCTGGGCACGGTGGCGGTCATCTACTTCCTGGGCTTCACCCTCAACACGTTCACGTTGCTGGGCCTGGCGCTGGCCGTGGGCATCGTGGTGGACGACGCCATCATGGTGCTGGAGAACATCTTCCGGCACGCGGAGGAGGGGAAGGACCGGGTGCGCGCCGCGCGCGAGGGCACCGCGGAGATCACCTTCGCGGCCCTGGCGGCGACGCTGGCGGTGGTGGCCATCTTCCTGCCCGTCGTCTTCATGAAGGGCATCATCGGCCGGTTCTTCCTCCAGTTCGGCGTCACGCTGTGCGTGGCGGTGCTCCTGTCCTACGTGGAGGCCATCA includes:
- a CDS encoding MlaD family protein, with translation MDEQRLELKVGALVLATLVGVLVLLWLMGELTLGRGARLEVDFAHTGNVVQGAPVKLGGVQVGKVDTIHLLADRRDAKGLPLPVRMDLSVEPAARGALRKDARVTVGTVGLLGEPYLELNPGNAEAPLPETEALRGVDAPRLDLLSEQLSKFVTLLSDMLEKDPEAVTGLAANVSRLARTLDEVLTENKGDVKVLASELAAASKDLRQLAQLAKESMQPGGKGARLLDDASAVAAVMRKDLPGLTKSAGTTLDGLAAVTGPLTPEDGQQVKLALQRFTAAAGQLEQIATKADRILGQLDAGEGTGGALLKDPALYDELKTLVTDLRKHPWKMLWKD
- a CDS encoding efflux RND transporter periplasmic adaptor subunit, giving the protein MQRTGVLALSLAMLSLAPGCKKDAPAQGGKGAGRGPTQFPVEVATVEARDVEYAVSAVGAVEAFESVQITARVPGALERVTFSEGQVVKKGDTLAEIEPARYAIAVRAAEAALQKAQAALVEAKAGAQRRAEVNAQSPGLLPAEQLETYQARAATAQADVAAAKAALDQAQLNQRDAYVRAPMDGVLQTRTVQTGQYVQPGVVLATLLRREPLLLRFNVPAADVARITPGMPARFTVRSEGGTYEAKITYVSASADAQSRMVAVTAEVTGEDARKLRPGAFATVSVPVESRGGSPVIPQTAIRPSERGFLAFVVADNKARERILELGLRTSDGKVEVKEGLKAGETLVVRGAEALRDGVAVRVEEDRPKPKVGGEQPPTEGRGGAGSEGRP
- a CDS encoding MlaE family ABC transporter permease produces the protein MKRVLTFFGAPGVMLARTVRAGAREGIPWRETLAQVHELGGRSVWLVMSGMAFFGAVLVMIANAQAKKLIGNVAVLGPAYFEMLVRELGPAVSALLTASRAGASHSAELATMSVNEQVEALEMSAGDPYADLVAPRLVAGVVGVPLLSVLGTVAATASAVLVASVALDIDGRAFMDARYVDGWDLLVGGLKVLGCGLYIPLAAAVAGLNARGGAEAVGEATTEGVVAASLGCLLIDLTVSLAFQFVRL
- a CDS encoding MlaE family ABC transporter permease, with the translated sequence MSSPVSTTALAWLGRSAMRAVGGVGALALVAGRTAWGLRRLERRELTRGLVQFGYGSLPLALATAALAGVIVVVQAALYIQRFGARAFLGWAAGYGVLWEFGPLLLGLIMSARIGARNAAELATLKVGGQIEGLRGIGLDPFALLVAPRVVAMEVSMLALSTFTFLVSILCEAVAAKLTLDLPVRVFFGTFAQMLSPSDLLGGVVKTGAFGLAISLVSTAVGLRAKGGARAVGEAAASAVVLGCAAIFLLDFLLTTLLSRVLA
- a CDS encoding ABC transporter ATP-binding protein, encoding MDLRAEALGIRYGARTVLEPTDCHVPPGTQALVLGRSGSGKTTLLKAFAGLLLPSSGRVTWDGQDVARLSAPERRRQQASFGFVFQTDALFDSLTVRQNVMQPLLRRRVPEAEARERTDAVLRSVGLADAADTLPERLSGGMKKRAGLARAIAARPAVLLADDPFAGLDPGTARQVARVLLEVAGKGTLLVAAPEAPVDLPLPRWLYLRGGRLVHDGAPAPELERAPDEALA
- a CDS encoding ATP-binding cassette domain-containing protein produces the protein MNDTGPDTLVFEDVAIAFEQGRRVLDGLSAQVSTRELTFIAGASGSGKSVLCRLAVGLLRPEAGKVTLFGERVDTQAERTLVNLRRRAPYLVQGPALLDWRTLRENVRLADPSAPEEAVETALEKVGLKEWADRLPPELGPGAKKRAAIARALVLKPRYLLLDEPTTGLDRRAAMQVEAVLASLKEQGLGALVVSHDYRQLRGIADRVLVVAKGRSAYLGSPEGFLESPAPELRTLTAPFMEGATDG
- a CDS encoding putative metal-binding motif-containing protein, whose protein sequence is MRLFLLAVLAGVLAGCSKGDDLKSAALKVQLHYEGFRPGCVTLTVTDLADPSRQATTTVSVPEGPPPGTLSVAVFRQTGWSNDLKLLAAAKEQSCDGAQVATAQTDASLAKDGITPVDLSLSATDSDGDGFVRTEDQGTDCNDRDANQGGPMSWYPDDDNDGYGNSQLPAMVKACEGPALTASRTGDCNDRDPSVHPGQAEFRCDGQDDNCDDVKDESFDLGGTCLNDFQCAGAKVCTGTDGGVACNSTLTPTAYFRDEDGDGMAGADGGVTCAPQPEGTPTQARDCDESSIHVSSNLTEVCDRLDNNCDGRVDEGSSCNLAWQSVPEAAGTTSWRAIAVGKDLAWLAGPGTVNNVVKIEATARTLSSCVGDWNAAWISSEGQLFLAGKDGKLASKMPGEAGCTAAATPGPSVDLSGIVGFNSTGGAKPTLYAVSGGGRVFKWAFPAAPVELAVTGINLMAVTGTTAGAPLIAVGARDYMLPAPQPQVISINTETGNWVAEPLPPAVPAVYLTGVSAVNANYVYVVGHKGVILERNHGVWRTLPSPASEPDLTDVLAFSQNGLYVTTGTGTVQFFNGKTWDPVYSNPKAMRALDGPLPTTLGASGDLGANQFFNR
- a CDS encoding TolC family protein, with amino-acid sequence MPTVRRALLAAPLGACLCALAPDALAQTTPPAASPAPSAASPASDFPKPPEQDSGAAPLTLERAVELASQKNEAVLAAGQTAEAAQARVARARAFFLPTVAATGTYTRRLRESTREVGGQTVVLQKYNALGAVFAGRLTLFDARGFPLYKAAKLESEASKLDALETRRQVAFSAANAFLVTLANQQVYQAAEQRLAYAKQSLTDAQARANAGLASTNDVTRAELELATAESNLAAALGNAETSRLELGYLLVERVQGELAPPEPLLADAVRPAPALELLTQGAPDRRPDILSARLRVRSLRESAKEPLARLLPSLGASAQYRLTNEAGLNGNVGDGFLAVDLTWTLFDGGARYADRDERVAIANAAELNTQAATRRVPVDIEQARVNLETARAALAQSEQAAKAARKNAVETGILYRQGLSTALTLADASLSLFEAEVALAQNRYGLGVALLGLRAAVGLNPLGKEP